CTCGTAGACCTTGTCCTGCACGTGCAGGGTGAACAGGCCCGAGCCGGCGACGAAGAACCGTACTTCGTCTTCCTTGTGGAAGTGCTCGTCCAGAAATTTGGCGCGCATTTCCTCGCGCTTGGGGTTATCCGGCGCGATGCTGACCACGTCCACGGTCTTGAAGCCGCGCTCGGCGCTGATGCGGTCGATGTCGGCGCGGTAGGCGTCCATCACCTGCTCCGGCGTGGCGCCAGGTTCGACCGGCTGGCTGGCATGCCAGCGCTCGAAGGTCACGCCGATCTTCTTCAGTTCGGTGGCGATCGCATCGCCGTCGCGGCTGTCGAAGTCCGGAGTGGTGGGGTTGGTGTCGGCGAAGATACGCAGTCGGCTCATGGCGGTCTGGCTCACGAAGGGGGACGGGCAGAACTTAGCGCGGGCCGCGCAATTTCAGCAGTTCGAGTTCGCAGTGCAGCAGGAATTCGAATGCCTCCAGATGGCGGCGTGCCTCGGCCATGTTGCGGCCCCAGGCATACAGGCCGTGTCCTTCGATGAGATACCCCCACATGCTCTGTTTGTCCAGCAGGGCCTCCACTTGCGCGGCGAGCACCTGCATGTCCTGGGTGTTGGCGAACACCGGCACGTCCACCGCGGTTTCGTGGGTGGTATTGCCATCGAAGGCCTTGAGCAGTTCGTAGCCTTCCAGGCGGATCACGCCGCTGCCTGCATAAAGGCGGGACGCAATCGTCTGCACCGGCGAGTGGGTATGCAGCACGCAACCGATCTCCGGAAACCGGCGATACAGCTGGGTGTGCAGCAAGGTTTCGGCCGACGGGCGCAGCGGGCGGCCGACGGCCTGGCCATCGAAGTCAACCACCATGATGTCTTCTTCGACCAGGCGGCCCTTGTCGCGTCCGGACACGGTGATCGCAGCGTGCTGCTCGTCCAGGCGATGGGAAAAATTGCTGCTGGTGGCGGGCGTCCAGCCGGCCTGGGCCAGCTCGCGGATATTGCCGATCAGCAACTGCGCCAGCTCGTGCAGACGGGCGGCGCTATAGGGCAGGGGGGCAGTGGTCGCATTCATGGACCTATTCTACTGCCCCGCCAGATCACGGTCAGGTGCAGCGCAGCAGGGTGGGTTCCAGCCACGCTCGGGTCACGAGTGGCTGACAGGATGTGGCGAGCGCGCGTCCGGTAGTGAGCGCGGTGATGGTGTAACCCGCCTCTGGTTGGGTTCAGTTGGAGGCCCAGGTCAACTGCTGAGTCGGTCGGGGGCTCGGCGCCCTCACCGCTTGCGGGACACGCCGTTAACCCGTCCATGGGGGCTCGGTGGCGGCATCCATGCCGCCAACGGTCGCGCAATCGGCGAGGACACCGAGCCAGACTGTTGGTCGGTGGCTTTCTGAAAAGCATATCCGTTGATCGGCTGGCGTTAGGCGGACGCACGTGTCAGACCAGCAGGGCACCGAGCCTGCTGTTACCCAGTACACCGACCACCTCGACTGGTCCTTGCCCGCCCACCGTCGCGGGACCTTACGCGGCATGGATGCCGCGTAAGAGCTTACAAGGACGTACTTGCAGCGTGTCCCGCGATGGTGGGCGGGCAAGGGCCCTGCATTCAAGCGTCAGATCGGCGCCTTCAATCCAAAGAGTAGATCAGCGCCATCAGGCAAAGCGGCAGATCGGCCGCTCTGTCACGAAAGCCCGGATCATCCGCACTGCCATACACCGATGCGCAGTCGTTGCGTCAGCCACGGATGGCTCGCGCGTTTACTCAGCGCCCGTCGCGCAGGCGGCTGTGGCGATAGCCGTAGCCGAAATAGACCACCAGCCCGACCAGCGTCCACACCCCCATCAGCATCCAGTTGTGCAGGGTCATTGCCGACAGCAAGGCAAGGCAGCTCAGCACACCGGCGATGCAGATCGGCCAGGCGAACGGAATGCGGAACGGACGCGGCAATTCCGGATGGGTGTAACGCAGGATCATCACGCCGGCGCAGACGGCGGCGAAGGCGATCAGCGTGCCCATCGAGGTCAGCTCGCCCAGCACATCCAGCGGGAAGACGGCGGCCAGCAGTGCGATGCCCACACCGGTGATGACGGTATTGATATGCGGCGTGCGGTACTTGGGATGGATGCGGGTGAAGATCGACGGCAGCAGACCGTCGCGGGCGATGATCATGAAGATGCGCGGCTGGCCGATGATCATCACCAGCACCACCGACGACAACCCGATCAACGCGCCCACTTCCACCACCACGCGCAGCCAGGCCAGCTGCGGATGCGCGGCCACCGCCGTCACCACTGGCTCGTCGGTGCCCAGCAGGGTGTAGGGCACCAGGCCCGTCATCACCGCGGCCATGGCGATGTACAGCACGGTGCAGATCACCAGCGACAGCATCATGCCGATCGGCAGATCGCGCTGCGGCCGGTGCGATTCCTGTGCCGCCACCGAGACCGCCTCGAAGCCGATGTAGGCGAAGAACACCATCGCCGCGCCACGCAGCACACCTTCCATGCCGTACTTGCCCGGTGCTTCGTTGGCGGGGATGAAGGGATGCCAGTTGGCCGGGTCCACATACTTCCAGCCGGCCGCAATGACCAGGATGATCAGGCCGGTCTTGAGGATCACCATCGCCATGTTCATCGCCGACGATTTGCGGATGCCGACATAGCACAGCCAGGTCAGCAACAGCACGATGCCGGCGGCGGGCAGGTTGGCGATTGCACCGGTACGCTGCAGCTTGCCGTCCAGCGGCGCACTGACCAGGGCGGCAGGGAGATGGATGTTGAAATGCTCCAGCAGGCTGAGGAAATAGCCGGTCCAGCTGACCGCCACCGCAGAGGCCGAGACGCCGTATTCCAGCACCAGCATCCAGCCGATGAACCAGGCCGCCAGTTCGCCGAAGGTGGCGTAGGTATACGTATAGGCGCTGCCGGACACCGGCACCATCGCGGCGAACTCGGCGTAGGCCATCGCGCAGAACGCGCAGCAGACTGCGGCCAGCACGAACGACAGCACGATCGCCGGGCCGGCATGGTCGGCCGCGGCCTGGCCGGTGATGACGAAAATGCCGCCGCCGATCACCGCGCCGATGCCGAGTGCGGTCAGCCCCCACGGGCCGAGCGCGCGTTGCAGGCCCAGCCCGTCGGCCGCCTCATGGCTGGCGTGCGGGTGTTTGGTGGCCCAGAGTTGTTTGAGCATGGAGCGGTTCCGGCTTGGCGCTGCGCGCGATCGTTGAACGAGAAGACCGGCGCGGACGCCGGTCTTGGGAGGGTCAGGCCTTGCGGGCCAGACGGCTATGGTGGATGCCGTAGCCGAAATAAATGCACAGGCCGATCACGGTCCAGCCCACGAACACCTTCCAGTGTTCCTGGAAGGCCTGGAAGAACAGGAACAGGCAGGCCAGTGCGCCCAGCGGGCAGATCACCATTGCCAACGGCACCCGGAACGGACGTTCCAGCTCGGGCTTGGTGAAGCGCAGCACCATGACGCCGGCGCAGACGGTGGCAAAGGCGAGCAGGGTGCCCATCGAGACCAGTTCGCCCAGTACGTTCAACGGGATCATGCCGGCCAGCAGCGCGGCAACCACGCCGACGAAGAGCGTGCCGACGTAGGGCGTGTGGAACTTCGGATGCACCTTGCCGAACAGCTTGGGCATCAACCCGTCCTTGGCCATGGTGTAGAAAATGCGCGGCTGCGCCATCAGCATCACCAGCACCACCGAGGACAGGCCGGCGATCGCGCCGATCTCCACTGCAGTCTTGAGCCAGGTCAACTGCGGGTGCGCTTCCAGCGCGGTCGCCACCGGCTTGGCGGTGCCCAGCTGGGTGTAGGGCAGCAGCCCGGTCAGCACCGCACACACGATGATGTAGATCACCGTGCAGATCGCCAGCGACACCAGGATGCCGATCGGCATGTTCTTCTGCGGATCCTTGGTTTCGCCGGCCGAGGTCGAAACCGCGTCGAACCCGATGTAGGAGAAGAACACGATGGACGCCGCGCGGAACACCCCGTCCCAGCCGAACTGGCCCGGGCCGGTGTTTTCCGGGATGAAGGGGTGCCAGTTGGCCGGGTCGATATAGGCGATGCCGAAGCCGACGAACAGGCAGATCACCACCACCTTGATCGCCACCACGATCGCATTGGCGAACGCCGATTGGGTGACGCCGACATAGCACAGCATGCTCACTGCAGCGACGATCAGCACTGCCGGCAGGTTGATGAGGTTGCCTGAGCTGACGAAGCCGTGTCCGTCCCAGGCCAGCGGCGCGCCTGCCAGTTCTGCCGGGAACGGCAGCCCGAGCGTGCCGGTCAGGAAGCTGATCAGATAGGCGGACCAGCCGACCGCGACGCTGGAGCCGGCAAACAGATATTCCAGCACCAGGCACCAGCCGATGAACCAGGCGATGCCTTCGCCGAGCGTGGCGTATGAATACGAATAGGCGCTGCCGGAGACCGGCATCATCGCGGCGAATTCGGCGTAGCACAGTCCGGCGAAGGCACAGGCGATGCCGGCAAAGACGAAGGACAGCATCACCGCCGGGCCGGCATGGTTGGCCGCGGCCTGGCCGGTCAGCACGAAGATGCCGGCGCCGATCACTGCGCCGATGCCCAGCATGATCAGATGCTTGGCGGTGAGGGTCCGTTGCAGCGTGGCTTCACCCTTCAGGCTGCCTTCGACCGGTTCGCCCGCATCCACGTGGCCAGCGGGCGCAATCGGTTTGACCCTCAACAGAGACTTCAGCATTCGGTACATCCCTAAGTGGCAAAGCCAAGGCGCTGGGGCCCGGGCGAAGGTGTGCGCCGCGTCCCGAAGGGACAGGCAAGCGGCCTACCTTGCCAAAGCTACACGCTCACGACAAGCACGTACGCAGCATGAATGGCGATAATGGTCGCTTGGCCGATGGGCGACCGGGAACAACAAATGGTGGATGCAACCCTGCGGCAGCAACTGGCTGCCTACCGCACACGCTGGCCGGACGAGGCCATGGTGGCCGAGCAGTTCGCACAGCTGCTGGACGATGCCACCAATCCGTTCGTGCGCGAGCGTGTCGAAGGTCATTTCACCGGCTCGGCCTGGGTGGTCAGTGCTGACGGCACACGCACCTTGTTGACCCATCACCGCAAGCTGCAGCGCTGGCTGCAACTGGGCGGGCACGCCGATGGCGACCGCGACCTGGCCCAGGTCGCGCTCCGCGAAGCGGAAGAAGAATCCGGTTTGCCTGGCCTGAGGCTGGCGGAAGCAGACCTATTCGATCTGGACCGCCACTGGATCCCGGCACGCGGCGAGGTGGCAGGCCACTGGCACTACGACGCGCGCTACGTGGTGGTGGCCGGCGCGGACGAAGCCTTCCAGGTCAGCGAAGAATCGCTGGCCCTGGCGTGGCGCCCGATCGTCGAGTTGCTTGCAGAACCGGAGCTGGATCCGTCGCTGCGGCGCATGGCCGAGAAGTGGCTGGCCCGAGGCGTGTGATGGGGGCTGAGGGTGTGCGCCCTCATCCGCCCTGCGGGCACCTTCTCCCGCAAGCGGGAGAAGGGCAAGCGGGAGACCGATGACCTGCACTTCCTCCCTCCCGCAAGCGGGAGACCGTTCTTCTCCCGCTTGCGGGAGAAGGGGGCGCAAAACGCCGGTGGCCGGCGCGGACGAAGCCTTCGAAGTCAGCGAGGAATCGCTGGTCCTGGCGTGGCGCCCGATCGTCGAGCTGCTTGCAGACCCGGCACTGGATCCGTCGCTGCGGCGCATGGCCGAGAAGTGGCTGGCCCGAGGCGTGTGATGGGGGCTGAGGGTGTGCGCCATCATCCGCCCTGCGGGCACCTTCTCCCGCAAGCGGGAGAAGGGAGAAAGCGGGAGACCGATGACCTGCACTTTTTCTTCTCCCGCTTGCGGGAGAAGGTGGCGCAACGCGCCGGATGAGGGCGCTCGTGCAACAACAGATCAATACAAGACGCGCGTCCGCAAGGTGCCTTCGATCACCGCCAGGCCTTCCTTCAACGCGGTGGCCTGCGCTTCGCTGGCACTGACGTCGATCACCACGTAGCCGACCTTGGGGTCGGTGCGCAGGAACTGGCCGTCGATGTTGACGTTGTGGCGCGAGAACAGTTCGTTGAGCTGCGACAGCACGCCCGGCACGTTGCGGTGGATGTGCAGCAGACGCAGGCTGTCGGGGTGCTCGGGCAGCGTCACTTCGGGGAAATTCACCGCCGACAAGGTGCTGCCGTTATCGCTGTAGCGCACCAGCTTGGCGGCGACCTCGACGCCGATATTGTCCTGCGCTTCCAGCGTGCTGCCGCCCACGTGCGGGGTCAGGATCACGTTGTCGTGTGCGGTCAACTTTGATTCGAACGCATCGCCGTTGCCCTTGGGCTCGATCGGGAACACGTCCACCGCCGCGCCGCCGATCTGGCCGGAAGTGAGCGCCGCATCCAGCGCGTCGATGTCGATGACGGTGCCGCGCGAGGCGTTGATCAGGTGCGCGCCAGGCTTCATGCGGGCAAGTTCGGCCGCGCCGATCATGTCCTTGGTCGACGGGGTTTCCGGTACGTGCAAGGTGACCACGTCCGAACGCGCCAGCAGGTCGTCCAGGTCGATGGCCGCACGTGCGTTGCCCAGCGACAACTTGGTTTCGATGTCGTGGAAGATCACCTGCATGCCCAACGATTCGGCCAGCACGCCGACCTGGGTGCCGATATGCCCGTAGCCGACGATGCCCAGCACCTTGCCGCGCGTTTCGTGGCTGCCGGCGGCCGACTTGGACCAACCGCCGCGGTGGCATTCGGCATTCTTCTGCGGGATGCCGCGCAGCAACAGGATCGCTTCGGCGATGACCAGTTCGGCCACGCTGCGGGTATTGGAGTAGGGCGCGTTGAACACCGGAATGCCGGCCAGCTCGGCCGCCTCCAGGTCCACCTGATTGGTGCCGATGCAGAAGCAGCCCACCGCGATCAGGCGCTTGGCGTGCGCCAGCACCTGCGCGCTCAGCTGCGTGCGCGAGCGGATGCCGACGATATGCGCCTCGGCGATGCGGGCGATCAACTCGTCTTCCGGCAACGACTTGGCGTGCAGTTCGATCTGCGAGTAACCGGCGGCGCGGAACACATCCACCGCGGTCGGGCTGATGCCTTCCAGCAACAGCACGCGGATGTCCTGCTTGGGAAACGAGGTTTTCTTCGGCGACATGGGGGAGCGCAATGCAGCAATCGGGTCGGCAACTATGCCAGATGGGGTGCCCGATGGGGTGCTCGCAACGCACTGTTCGCCGTCCTGCAGCCCTTGTGCCGCAACGGTTTCAGCTGAATCCAACGTGCCGGTGGCGGCTGACGGTGCAGCTGGACGAGGCCGGCGCACGCTGGCAGGCTGTGCGGTTCCTATCTGCAGCGCCGCGTGCCATGACCGATCCCCGCATCCTTTCGTTGCAACAGGCCGTGCCGGCGTTGCGTTTGAAGACCGAGCCGGCCGACCTGGAACATTACGGCCGCGACTGGACGCGCCGCTGGACGCCCAATCCGCTGGCCATTGCGCTGCCCGGGTCGGTGGAGGACGTGCAGGCCGTGGTGCGCTGGGCCAATGCGCACGGTGTGGCGGTGGTGCCCTCGGGCGGCCGCACCGGTTTGTCCGGTGGTGCGGTGGCGGCCAACGGCGAGCTGGTGCTGAGCCTGGAGCGCCTGAACAAGCCGCTGGACTTCAACGCGGTGGATCGCACGCTCACCGTGCAGGCGGGCATGCCGCTGGAGGCGGTGCACAACGCCGCACGCGAGCATGGCCTGATCTATCCGGTGGATTTCGCCGCGCGTGGTTCGTGCTCGATCGGCGGCAACATCGCCACCAATGCCGGCGGGATTCGCGTGATCCGGTATGGCAACACGCGCGAGTGGGTGGCTGGCCTGAAGGTGGTGACCGGCGCCGGCGAGCTGCTGGAGCTCAACAACGCATTGGTGAAAAATTCCAGCGGCTACGACTTCCGGCACCTGATGATCGGCTCCGAGGGCACGCTGGGCATCGTGGTCGAGGCGACCTTGCGGCTGACCGATCCACCGCCGCCCAGCAATGTGATGCTGCTGGCGCTGCCCTCGTTCGATGTGCTGATGCAGGTGTTTGCCGCTTTCCGCGCGCAGCTGCGTCTGGAAGCCTTTGAGTTCTTCACCGACCGCGCACTGGAACACGTGCTGGCGCATGGCGCGCAGGCGCCCTTCGCGCAGGTGCATCCGTACTACGTCGTCACCGAATTTGCCGCCGGCGATGCGACGCAGGAAGCGGCCGCGATGGCGGCGTTCGAGACCTGCATGGAGCAGGGCTGGGTCAGCGATGGCGTGATCAGCCAGAGCGATGCGCAGGCGGCGCAGCTGTGGCGCCTGCGCGAAGGCATCACCGAGGCGCTGGCGCGCTATACGCCGTACAAGAACGACGTGTCGGTGCGGATCTCGGCAATGCCGGCATTCCTGGCCGAAACCCAGGCCTTGCTGCACGCGGCGTACCCGCATTTCGATGTGGTGTGGTTCGGCCATATCGGCGATGGCAACCTGCACATCAATGTGCTCAAGCCCGATGCCACCAGCCAGGCCGAGTTCGTGGCGGCCTGCGACCAGGTCACCAAGCTGCTGGCGCAGGCGCTGCAGCGCTTCGGCGGCAGCATCTCGGCCGAGCACGGCATCGGGTTGGTCAAGAAGCCGTATCTGTGGAGCACGCGTTCCGGTGCGGAGATCGCATTGATGCGTGGCGTCAAACATGTACTCGACCCGCATCTTTTGCTGAATCCCGGCAAGCTGTTCGAGATGGACGACGCGCCTGGCAGTACGCACGCCGGTTAGTCTTCCGGAACCTTCACATGGAAACGACGCGCCGATGATCCGCTCACTTGTGTTTTGTGCATTGACCCTGCTGCCGCTGGCGGCGTTCGCTTCCAGCTCGGCTGGCACCTCAGCCGGCGCCTCGTCGGCCGGGTCGTCCAACAGCAGCAGCTCCGGCGATGACAAGGTGGTGGCCGATGCCCGCGAGGA
The window above is part of the Xanthomonas campestris pv. badrii genome. Proteins encoded here:
- a CDS encoding FAD-binding oxidoreductase; its protein translation is MTDPRILSLQQAVPALRLKTEPADLEHYGRDWTRRWTPNPLAIALPGSVEDVQAVVRWANAHGVAVVPSGGRTGLSGGAVAANGELVLSLERLNKPLDFNAVDRTLTVQAGMPLEAVHNAAREHGLIYPVDFAARGSCSIGGNIATNAGGIRVIRYGNTREWVAGLKVVTGAGELLELNNALVKNSSGYDFRHLMIGSEGTLGIVVEATLRLTDPPPPSNVMLLALPSFDVLMQVFAAFRAQLRLEAFEFFTDRALEHVLAHGAQAPFAQVHPYYVVTEFAAGDATQEAAAMAAFETCMEQGWVSDGVISQSDAQAAQLWRLREGITEALARYTPYKNDVSVRISAMPAFLAETQALLHAAYPHFDVVWFGHIGDGNLHINVLKPDATSQAEFVAACDQVTKLLAQALQRFGGSISAEHGIGLVKKPYLWSTRSGAEIALMRGVKHVLDPHLLLNPGKLFEMDDAPGSTHAG
- a CDS encoding amino acid permease, which codes for MLKQLWATKHPHASHEAADGLGLQRALGPWGLTALGIGAVIGGGIFVITGQAAADHAGPAIVLSFVLAAVCCAFCAMAYAEFAAMVPVSGSAYTYTYATFGELAAWFIGWMLVLEYGVSASAVAVSWTGYFLSLLEHFNIHLPAALVSAPLDGKLQRTGAIANLPAAGIVLLLTWLCYVGIRKSSAMNMAMVILKTGLIILVIAAGWKYVDPANWHPFIPANEAPGKYGMEGVLRGAAMVFFAYIGFEAVSVAAQESHRPQRDLPIGMMLSLVICTVLYIAMAAVMTGLVPYTLLGTDEPVVTAVAAHPQLAWLRVVVEVGALIGLSSVVLVMIIGQPRIFMIIARDGLLPSIFTRIHPKYRTPHINTVITGVGIALLAAVFPLDVLGELTSMGTLIAFAAVCAGVMILRYTHPELPRPFRIPFAWPICIAGVLSCLALLSAMTLHNWMLMGVWTLVGLVVYFGYGYRHSRLRDGR
- a CDS encoding DUF2388 domain-containing protein, whose amino-acid sequence is MIRSLVFCALTLLPLAAFASSSAGTSAGASSAGSSNSSSSGDDKVVADAREDAAGFVASNGAIRGARLEAALLQLRTRSDAARLASDLELAQSILAQ
- the serA gene encoding phosphoglycerate dehydrogenase, encoding MSPKKTSFPKQDIRVLLLEGISPTAVDVFRAAGYSQIELHAKSLPEDELIARIAEAHIVGIRSRTQLSAQVLAHAKRLIAVGCFCIGTNQVDLEAAELAGIPVFNAPYSNTRSVAELVIAEAILLLRGIPQKNAECHRGGWSKSAAGSHETRGKVLGIVGYGHIGTQVGVLAESLGMQVIFHDIETKLSLGNARAAIDLDDLLARSDVVTLHVPETPSTKDMIGAAELARMKPGAHLINASRGTVIDIDALDAALTSGQIGGAAVDVFPIEPKGNGDAFESKLTAHDNVILTPHVGGSTLEAQDNIGVEVAAKLVRYSDNGSTLSAVNFPEVTLPEHPDSLRLLHIHRNVPGVLSQLNELFSRHNVNIDGQFLRTDPKVGYVVIDVSASEAQATALKEGLAVIEGTLRTRVLY
- a CDS encoding methylthioribulose 1-phosphate dehydratase, whose translation is MNATTAPLPYSAARLHELAQLLIGNIRELAQAGWTPATSSNFSHRLDEQHAAITVSGRDKGRLVEEDIMVVDFDGQAVGRPLRPSAETLLHTQLYRRFPEIGCVLHTHSPVQTIASRLYAGSGVIRLEGYELLKAFDGNTTHETAVDVPVFANTQDMQVLAAQVEALLDKQSMWGYLIEGHGLYAWGRNMAEARRHLEAFEFLLHCELELLKLRGPR
- a CDS encoding NUDIX hydrolase; its protein translation is MVAWPMGDREQQMVDATLRQQLAAYRTRWPDEAMVAEQFAQLLDDATNPFVRERVEGHFTGSAWVVSADGTRTLLTHHRKLQRWLQLGGHADGDRDLAQVALREAEEESGLPGLRLAEADLFDLDRHWIPARGEVAGHWHYDARYVVVAGADEAFQVSEESLALAWRPIVELLAEPELDPSLRRMAEKWLARGV
- a CDS encoding 1,2-dihydroxy-3-keto-5-methylthiopentene dioxygenase; its protein translation is MSRLRIFADTNPTTPDFDSRDGDAIATELKKIGVTFERWHASQPVEPGATPEQVMDAYRADIDRISAERGFKTVDVVSIAPDNPKREEMRAKFLDEHFHKEDEVRFFVAGSGLFTLHVQDKVYEIECVKDDLIAVPDGTLHWFDMGPEPHFVAIRFFTEPDGWVGHFTGTEIAKQFPRYAPEKPHKAS
- a CDS encoding amino acid permease; translated protein: MLKSLLRVKPIAPAGHVDAGEPVEGSLKGEATLQRTLTAKHLIMLGIGAVIGAGIFVLTGQAAANHAGPAVMLSFVFAGIACAFAGLCYAEFAAMMPVSGSAYSYSYATLGEGIAWFIGWCLVLEYLFAGSSVAVGWSAYLISFLTGTLGLPFPAELAGAPLAWDGHGFVSSGNLINLPAVLIVAAVSMLCYVGVTQSAFANAIVVAIKVVVICLFVGFGIAYIDPANWHPFIPENTGPGQFGWDGVFRAASIVFFSYIGFDAVSTSAGETKDPQKNMPIGILVSLAICTVIYIIVCAVLTGLLPYTQLGTAKPVATALEAHPQLTWLKTAVEIGAIAGLSSVVLVMLMAQPRIFYTMAKDGLMPKLFGKVHPKFHTPYVGTLFVGVVAALLAGMIPLNVLGELVSMGTLLAFATVCAGVMVLRFTKPELERPFRVPLAMVICPLGALACLFLFFQAFQEHWKVFVGWTVIGLCIYFGYGIHHSRLARKA